TTTTCAGTGGTAGGCAGCTGCCATGCCTCAACCTGCAGTCACACTTTGTTCTGTGCATCTCTGGCTTTCAATATTCCCTGAGCTTCCCCTCTACTCAGCACCTTTCTCATTCCCATCAGATTCAAGCTGCTCCTAGAAATAGGAAAGGCTCAAATAGATCTCTCTCAAAAGATGCTTTCTCTGCCTTCACAGAATCAAGAACTTAGTGCTTTGCCATGTGCTTTAAGggctctgcccccatccctgtcTAACACACTCTGTTTCATTACCTGCCAATATCTCTCTTGCTGCCATGACACTGCAAACCCTTACAAGCAAGGACTGTGATCTCAGCATCTAGTCCAGTCCCTGCACGATGGTAGCTTATCAACAGATACTTGCTGGATAATATAAGGAGTATGAAATGTTTGCTTAATTCAGTGAACACACAACAAATCTTGGTTATCCAACCCCCTCCCAAGTAACTTTGCATTTTATGAAACATACTTCTTTCTTCCTCACACATGAAATCTGTAGGGAGATGAAATGGAAACAGTGACTAATTAGTTTAAGAATCCACAGGTAACACATCAGAATGGGGGTGATTAATCATAGGTGACAGGCATTGGACACTCATGTGTTGGCCAGGTATTAGGCTTAGCACCTTGCAAACATTAGTTCAGTAATTTCTCACGTCACTCCATGGGGCATTGGTACTCTCATCTTCACTTAagagatgggaaactgaggctaagagagATAAAGTAACTTGCCCTGGTTGAGGCAAGTTATAAATTGTGAGCCTGGGATTCAAACAGGCCAGTGGATAGTCCTTGATACCACACTGTTGACAGTTAAGCAAAGAAATGTGACAAGCTCACACCATGCTAAACTTCTGCAGGTTTACtgacattcattcttttattcattcattcatccaaaggGTTAAAAACATTCAGGGAAAGTCTTGTATTTATCACTGCACTGTCAACATAGAGAGtataaaagaaagtgaaaagacttgTCCTTAAACAGTTTCTACTTCATGGTGGGAGGGATGAAGCAAGGATATGTGAAGTGTCACAGTAGGGTTTTCAATTGGTAAGAATTCATGCAGATCATGGTGGAAAGTAGAGCAGAGTTTTCCATcaaataataatcaaataattataaTGCAAAAGGCATAATGACAGTTTATTAGTCAATACAGACTTATTGAGAACCACCTATATTCTACATTTGGGGAATATGctggttttaaaataataaacaataatagctcagtcagttaagcatccatctcttggtttcggctcaggtcatgatctgaacgtcctgggattaagcacatagggctccatgccttgtggggagtctgcttgaggattatttccttctccctcttcccctctctctgctcacacacacacactctgtctctaaaataaataatcttgaaaaaatatgataaaaaataaactgatgaacaaaaacagacatgtaccTTGCTTTCTGGAGCTGACAATCTGggaataataaaatcatgaatcaaaGTTGTTTGGAAAACATAATTTAATTCATGTTAGGGAATGGGGGAAAAGAtagacaaatttttttaaaatacaaaataagttgTTAGGAAATATTTCTAAGTATATATATTCACAGTAAACTAAGAAACCCAGTAATTAAAAGACTCAGAACCTGCAGCAAAAaggtacaaatatatataatgtgcaTCAactaacaaaaacaatgaaaaatactgCTGGTGGCATATGACTATCAgtaaaagcatttcaaattttAATCATCCAAGATgagatagaaaatacaaaaggatGAAAAGAATAATACTAGTTCATTACTGGACatgagaaaataaagcagaaaaaattacaaagagaaataaattcatCTCAGTTTTTATATATGAAGCAATAAAACATTTGTAGGGTTACtgaagatactaaaaaaaaaaaaaaaaaagaaaagaaattagctAGATTTACCTGGACTTCATAGAACTGTGCTCCGCTCACCCAATCTCTTCTGAGAGGATTTTTTCAACATTATTGACTTCAGAACTTGTAATCTCAGTAGAAGAAGCCAAAAATGAGAAGTAGGTACCATGACCTGGATATGTGTGCCAGCTCTGTATCAGGAGTGGCCACCGGTAATGcctgaagaggaaaaaacccaataCCCCACTTTGGTGGTGGTTTTCTCTGTGAAATGTGGCAGATTTAAGTTTGGGAGTTGAACCagtttacaaaagaagaaaacaaaaaggaaaagaaacaaaagaaagggaggagaagggaaaaacgaaggagggaagagagaaaggggaaggaaagaaggaaggaaaaaagggaaggagggaagaaagaaaagttgagcATGGCACGAAAAATGATGACAGATTGCAACATATGCTAAcaccaaggtcaggaacactTGCAATCCCAAGTCCCAAACAAAAGGGTGGGCACAGACCTCAGCTTACACTATAAATAGCTTTTTCTCCTGCTAGTTCTCACAGTCACTGCCACTGGTTCATCGAAGTGGGTATCACCTGCCTTCTGGGAAAATAACAGACATGACCTCTGCGGAATAAAGTATTTCTATGCATCTTAATCGTATCTTCTGTCACAGACCCTTCAGGAAAATTCTCCAATGTTCAAACTTTGAGAAGAAGggtggtaaaattatttttataaaaatagtcaGCATTGATGACTATTAATTGACTATTAATTGACTATTAATTGGTCCCACGATAGAGAACCGGACTGATACAAATCCAAAACTTGATTCATGACAGAATTTTCCCTCAAACCTTAATGAGAAACATATGCAGTATTGAAGATACAGACAATGTACTACTTTCATTAAAAATCAGGATGAAAGATTATTTTGCAACATTTAGGatatcaacaaaaataaagacttaaatatgCAAAACTGTAAAGccattgaaagaaaatataagagaacaTCTTTATATTAAGAAAGAATTGTTTAGACAAGACATACAAAGCACAAGCACAAAGAGAAGATTAAAGTTTGAACTATGTTAGAATGAAAAATTTCCATCCCACCAAGTCTATCAGGCACAAAAGCGAAGTACTAGCTAAAATCAGGTTGAAATATAGACATTGCAGAAATCAGTAAAAGGCTAGTACCTAGTATAGAATTTATAAAGAGCTACTACAAATgtacaaaataaagataaaataacccAGCTGAACAATGAACAAAGAATACAGACATAcaaccaaatgaaagaaaactctgCAGGTAGCATCAAAGCACTTAAAACACTTCTTTCCACTTAAAATGACAATGCAAAAGCCTAAACAAGAAAGGAGAATCCCTTAAACCCATCAGACCTGAAAGCATTTTGGAAATCTGATAATATATAGTAATGATAAGAAGATGGAGTAAAGACCAATCTTGCACACTGTTTGCAGGAGAACAGATGAATAGAGTAATTTGGCCATTTTCTCTGAATTTAAAGATGTTCTTTTCTTATAACACAGAAATTACTCTCCAGGGAGTGTACCTGAGAGGATCTCTTGAACTGGTATACACTcggaattccagaggaaaaaGCATTGCTAGATTTTCATATTATCCAGAACAGGAAAATAGATTCATTTATCAATAATGGAATggatagaggcacctgggtggctcagtgggttaaagcctttgccttcagctcaggtcatagtctcagggtcctgggatcgagccccgcatgggctctcagctcagtggggaccctgcttcctcctctctctctgcctgcttctctgcttacttgtgatctccttctgtcgaataaataaatcaaattttagggacgcctgggtggctcagttggttaagcagctgcctttggctcaggtcatgatcccagtgtcctgggatcgagtcccacattgggctccttgcttggcagggagcctgcttctccctctgcctctgcctgccattctgtctgcctgtgctcgctctctctccctctctctctctttgataaataaataaaatctttaaaaaaaaataaagaaatcaaattttaaaaataataatagaatggATAGATAgtgtgtggtatgtgtatacACTCATGTAGACTATCTCAGTGAAAACTGATGCTACATGAACCAGCAGGGAAGAATCTAACCATATTTACTGAAAATAGAATAATTTGCAGAAGGAGAGCATAATTCGTTATTATCAAATTTTAAATCTTGCTAAATAACATTATTTAATTCTATGAATACATAAACACCAGCAACTGTTAGAACTCTCCATGGggataaaaacattaaattcaaTGACAGTTGAATGCAGGCAATGGAGAGAGGAACAGAATCAGGCAGGGAGGGCTCAATTTGAGAAGATCTGAGTATGTGAAACGTCTGAAGCAAAGTGGCAAAAATGAAGACTTAATGATGATCACTCACGCTTGTACAGGTGGTCTTtacagtattttctatttttgcataTGTGTTGGAAATGgtctataataaaaaattaacaattgaAACtgctaaattaattttattatgggAATGATGGATATAAAGTCAACCTACTTAAGGAAAGTTGCCATTCCACCTGAATCCTTATGAATGAGGATACCATTGAACCAGTAGCATAATTCTACATATTGCTTAGAGTAATAATCTGAGATTCAGAAAGATAATCATTGATATATGatttctataaaaagaaatagggaaaatTTTCTTACAGATGATGGTAGAGATGTTTCCAGAAATTAGTTTGGAaattattaaaaactataaaagcaAAGAGACAGTCATTGACATAACATCatttgataattattttataacttagTACCAATATGAGTGCATATATGGAATCTTCTTTCTTGAATTCATGGAGCAATAAGAATgccatctgtttttttctttcaatttctgagttatttttaatttattgagctGAAACTATCAATATTAGCAAATAATTTGACACTTTTTTCTCAACTTTCATATGTGAATAAGTAAGACAAAAAACACATAATGACAGAAGGTGATTTGCTAATTATAAATGTTCATTAATTGGTCAGATAATAAAATATCCTATATATATACTTGTGACCAAAGTGTCTATTTAAGAAATAACTTCTTTTCGACAACTTTCCTGATTGCACTTTTAACATCTTTGTTCCGCAGGCTATAGATCAAAGGGTTTAACATAGGACTCACAAAGATATAAAACACTGCAACAATTTTACCCTGTTCTACAGATGTCTCAGAAGGGGGTCTCAAGTGCATGCAGAACAGTGTCCCATAAAAGATGGTGACAGCCGTCAAATGGGACCCGCAGGTGGAGAAGGCTTTCCGCCTCCCCTCAGCAGAGCGGATATGCAGAATggctgagaaaatgaaaatgtaggagATGAGAATGATGGCCAGAGAACAGGTGAGATTAAAACCAGCCACCACGAACATGGCGGTTTCTTTGACATAAGTATCTGAGCATGCAAGGACTATGAGAGGTGGGTCTGCACAGTAAAAGTGGTTGATTTCATTGGGTCCACAGAAGGAGAGGCGAAGCATCAGGATGGTCTGTGCCAGACCGTTTGCAAAGCCATAAACATAAGGGGTAGCCacgagagagaagcagacacatcGGGACATCTTGCTGCTATACAACAAGGGTTTGCAGATGGCCAtgtagcggtcataggccatcactGTGAGCATATAATAATCAGTGATCACCAGGGCAATGAAAAAGTGGAATTGTGTAAGGCAACCCAGAAATGAAATGGATTTTCTCTTGGATAAGAAATGAACCAGCATCTGAGGAGCAACACTGGTGGCGTAACAGAGATCCACAAAGGAGAGGTGActgaggaagaaatacattggAGTGTGAAGTTTTGAGTCACTTCTGATCAGCAAAATCATGCTCACGTTGCCGATTACCGTGATAAGGTAGATGACTAGGAAGACTACAAAAAGGACAGGCTGCAACTCAGCTCGATCTGTCAGTCCCAGGAGAATAAACTCAGTCACCActgtgtcatttttctttaacattgtgTGTCTTTGGCTTCAAATGAGggctaaaagaaaggaaataaaaaacgtATGTCTTTTGCCACGTGTCCCTTACCCCCATCATATCATCTGATCAGTCTTCTCTAAAACTTGTAAGAACACttgtgacacaaagaaatagctGAGGAAATACGCAATTGATATTTTAAACCTCTAAAATAGTATAGCGTTCTTTTTAGGAGGGcattcatattttcaaaatgtttttctgcaAGTCCCCTCATGTTGAAAAGACTTTATATTCTCTGCAAGATTTATTACCTTAGTTCACTTACAATTTCCTTAAATGCTATTGTGTTTCGAACATTGCAGTCCTTTGTTTCTccgtatattttttttcccaatttatttattttcagaaaaacagtattcattattttttcaccgtaTATTTTTGACGTTGTATATAAATCCTCATCTATTTTGCGCAACTGAATGGAAGGACACACATCCCTGCAGAACCGGTCCTCCTGCCCCTCTGAACTCAAGACCAAGTCAAGCCGTTTGTTCCCTCACTCTGCAACgcatgtcctttctctttttgtcttctctCCTCAGAAGGCCCTCCTATCACCAAATCCTACTTAACTTTTAAGACTCAGCCtagtgggttgctggggggaggggggttgggagaagcggggtagggttatggacattggggagggtatgtgcctttgggtaaattggaaggggaggtgaaccatgagagactatggactctgaaaaacagtctgaggggtttgaagtggccggggggtgggaggttggggtacaaggtggtgggtattatagagggcacggcttgcatggagcactgggtgtggtgaaaaaataatgaatactgtttttctgaaaataaataaattggaaaaaaaaagactcagccTAGGATCTCCTTTGATTTGTGTATTAATGCCATATATAAGGGCCAAAAATTGGTTCATGGtacataaaaatcaattatatatttGGTATAAGATACATGTACAGTACATAAActatatatatcatgtatataagatatacacatacatatatattagtgACACCCAGTATTCATTGGAGGAGTGATTAgggaaaacatattaaaatgttcCCTGGTGTAGGGAAGGAGACAGTAAAGAAAAGATTAACAAAGATATTCTCACTTTATAATAACCTTATTGTAACTCTGCCACCTTTTAACGCttgtaaaaattaagaaaaattctatAACAAATTCTATTTAAGTTTTACAAGACATGGAAATGATCTTACTGGTATAATATTCATACTAATTATACAACTGAACCAGATATAAGATACCCTCACGTGCCTCCCCTCCCATTTTGCAGGATAAAAGTACCACAAAGACCATAATGGGAAACCTACACTGTCCTTTAATAACACACACTGCTTCTTACTAATAGCTACAAGGCCAAGGACAGACAAAGGGATTACTTTGTAAGGCACTTTGTACATGTCTCTGACATTTTTGTCCTTTGCACTATACCATTGCACATGTGGACTTAGAACTTATTGATCGGGATAAAAAGATGCAGGACAAATCACCTAAATCAACGTAACCataattattttgtatgtttctaAGTTCTTAAAATTAGAGTAATTATCATAATAGAAAAGTACTCTTTGATGTTgggatggtatttttttttaaagattttatttatttatttgacagagatcacaagtaggcagagaggcaggcagggagagaggggaggaagcaagctccccatggagcagagagcccgacgtggggcttgatcccaggaccttgggaccacgacctgagccgaaggcagaggctttaacccactgagtcacccaggtgccccgggatggtattttttaataaatatctacTTATTGACACATAAATCATGTGTCGAGATAATTAATGTCTCTGTTACTGTGGGTTAACGATGTTTGTAATGCAAGCTTGAACATTTCAGATAATTTAACTGAATACTTTATGAGAATAACTTTTCTttagagaaacaaaacacaacatgCTATATGATTCGAACAAAGAAAACTCAGAGAGAGGCATTTGTAGGAAACAGAAGTGACTCTGAGGACACTTGAGTCTCTGCACTCTTGAGAGGGGACACCTGAGACTCTCTCAAGTAGATGCTTGCTGGCCCTATGCAAGCACCCAAAGAATTGAGAAGGTTGGTCTTTATGTTAAGAAGGCTGCTGTCTCCTGATAGGTGGTCATCATTCAGTCTGAAGTGGAAACGCGTTTAGTGAAGGAATCTGcatgaaatgcatttttaattaactttatttttatttaaattcaatttaaataattaatgtaGATCATAACCCTAAGAGTGGCTGATTTTCTATGAAGGGGTAGAGAGCATTATACAATAGGATGCTTGTAGTCAGAAAGAGTAGTATCATTAACTTGGAAGGAACTAGAAAGATTATTTAACACCACTCCCTAATTTTCTTCATGAATTAAGAGACAGTATACATGGCTAGGTTTTGAGTGTCCTCAACATGAACAGATACTTGGAGTCTTCAGTGAGACCTCCTTGCCAGAAAACCCCATATCTAATTCCTAGCTATGAAGTTTGCCCAAGTTACTCCTCTCTCTGTGACTAATTTTTCTCATGCATAGAGTTTGGTTCTCATAGCAACTCCTTCATATGAGGGATTTAATTCAGGCAAAACCTCAAATATATCTGACATGTAGCAAGCATTCAATAAGTTGTAGCCTGTATTATATTGGGCGAAAAATCCAGGTCTAGTATAAAATAACACTCAACATCAAAGTGTTAATCTCAAGGACTAGAGTTCATCTAATCATTAGTTACAGACTCACTGCCACCTAGAACAGTGCTTTCCCAAATGGGGACAGTCAATCATTATATATGGAATGAATGTTCTTTCTGGTCTATTGAACATTTATAAATACTTCTACTTTTAGATCATTAGAATTTAAATCAAGATATTTAC
The genomic region above belongs to Neovison vison isolate M4711 chromosome 7, ASM_NN_V1, whole genome shotgun sequence and contains:
- the LOC122914458 gene encoding olfactory receptor 1030-like, whose protein sequence is MLKKNDTVVTEFILLGLTDRAELQPVLFVVFLVIYLITVIGNVSMILLIRSDSKLHTPMYFFLSHLSFVDLCYATSVAPQMLVHFLSKRKSISFLGCLTQFHFFIALVITDYYMLTVMAYDRYMAICKPLLYSSKMSRCVCFSLVATPYVYGFANGLAQTILMLRLSFCGPNEINHFYCADPPLIVLACSDTYVKETAMFVVAGFNLTCSLAIILISYIFIFSAILHIRSAEGRRKAFSTCGSHLTAVTIFYGTLFCMHLRPPSETSVEQGKIVAVFYIFVSPMLNPLIYSLRNKDVKSAIRKVVEKKLFLK